In a single window of the Tepidamorphus gemmatus genome:
- the yihA gene encoding ribosome biogenesis GTP-binding protein YihA/YsxC: MCEPSDEDSAALEAGRLMFARPWQFRLGVVRLDQLPPADRPEVAFAGRSNVGKSSLLNALTGRRNLARTSNTPGRTQEINVFESEGIALRLIDMPGYGFAQAPKGKVDAWTALIHRYLQGRPNLRRVFLLIDSRHGLKAVDEQIMERLDKAAVSYQAVLTKIDKIATAAQADVLAATAARLAMHPAAFPTIIATSSQKGTGIDILRAEIAGIAG, from the coding sequence GTGTGCGAACCGTCCGACGAAGACAGCGCGGCGCTGGAAGCCGGCCGGCTCATGTTCGCCCGGCCGTGGCAATTCCGGCTCGGCGTTGTCCGTCTCGATCAGCTGCCCCCCGCCGACCGTCCCGAAGTTGCGTTCGCCGGACGCTCCAATGTCGGCAAGTCGAGCCTGCTCAACGCGCTGACCGGACGCCGCAACCTTGCCCGCACCTCCAACACGCCCGGCCGTACCCAGGAGATCAACGTCTTCGAGAGCGAGGGCATCGCGCTCAGGCTGATCGACATGCCGGGATATGGCTTTGCGCAGGCGCCGAAGGGCAAGGTCGATGCCTGGACGGCGCTGATCCACCGCTACCTGCAGGGCCGGCCGAACCTCAGACGGGTCTTCCTGCTGATCGATTCCCGGCACGGCCTCAAGGCCGTCGACGAGCAGATCATGGAGCGTCTCGACAAGGCGGCGGTCTCCTACCAGGCGGTGCTGACCAAGATCGACAAGATCGCCACCGCCGCCCAGGCGGATGTTCTGGCCGCAACCGCCGCCAGACTCGCCATGCATCCGGCGGCCTTTCCGACGATCATCGCGACCTCCAGCCAGAAGGGTACCGGCATCGACATCCTGCGCGCGGAGATCGCGGGGATCGCCGGATAG